A single region of the Salvia miltiorrhiza cultivar Shanhuang (shh) chromosome 8, IMPLAD_Smil_shh, whole genome shotgun sequence genome encodes:
- the LOC131000141 gene encoding BTB/POZ domain-containing protein At3g44820, whose product MAPAGRTSGFHRQGNDWFCSSSLQSDITVVVDDVKFHLHKFPLIARCGKIATIFEESESSTETTLTVPLEEFPGGADTFLIVVKFCYGGRVELTPKNIVILYCAADYLSMTDDYDEDNLLSKSESYFHKHILKDWKGCILALQSCELVIPRADELQIISRCINALSVMICTDPSLFGWPMMMYGSLQSPGGSILWNGINTGAKIHSNESDWWFEDVSYLCVELFERLIQTMEAKGISPENLARSIMYYCKKYLPGLGRWQGGQSGLSRTVASFSMMPANVNQDALLRSVIKLLPEKKGKSFCRFLLGLLRVAFILGVNNTCQDSLERRIGVQLDLATLDGLLIPNYSDSDTLYNTHCVERMIHYFVSSEPSVASMSPLSADLDTSPLSGRFRRVAKLVDNYLAEIASDVNLKPGKLRALAEALPESSRSLHDGLYRALDIYFKAHPWLSDKEREQLCNIIDFQKLSIDACAHASQNDRLPLRVVLQVLFFEQMQLRTALAGCLNVLDAESAPTAPLAIPNEAAGPRVHRDGWVTVIRENQVLKVDMERMRSRVGELEEEFSKIKEEMKKATKSNSYLSTPRLVPRGIGCKPLPQASDAQQDVVKSGTPTPRASVEQARSSIQIPRHRKSSSLV is encoded by the exons ATGGCTCCTGCTGGGAGAACTTCTGGATTCCATCGTCAAGGAAATGACtg GTTCTGCAGTTCAAGTTTGCAAAGTGATATAACAGTGGTGGTGGACGACGTAAAGTTCCATCTTCACaag TTTCCTCTCATTGCAAGATGTGGGAAGATAGCAACTATCTTTGAAGAGTCTGAAAGTTCCACTGAGACAACATTGACAGTACCGCTTGAAGAGTTTCCTGGTGGTGCCGATACGTTTCTCATTGTAGTCAAATTCTGCTATGGTGGGAGGGTCGAGCTCACACCGAAGAACATAGTAATTTTGTACTGCGCTGCGGATTATCTTTCTATGACTGATGACTATGATGAAGACAATTTATTGTCCAAATCAGAAAGTTATTTCCATAAGCATATCCTAAAAGACTGGAAAGGTTGCATTTTGGCTCTCCAAAGCTGTGAGCTAGTTATTCCAAGAGCCGACGAACTTCAAATTATAAGTAGATGCATCAATGCGTTGTCTGTAATGATCTGCACTGATCCCTCGTTGTTTGGATGGCCTATGATGATGTATGGGAGCTTACAGAGTCCTGGAGGGAGCATTCTGTGGAATGGGATAAATACCGGTGCAAAGATCCATAGTAATGAATCAGATTGGTGGTTTGAGGACGTCTCATATCTCTGTGTCGAGTTGTTTGAGAGACTGATTCAGACAATGGAAGCCAAAGGAATAAGTCCGGAGAATTTAGCACGCTCCATAATGTACTATTGTAAAAAGTATCTTCCAGGATTGGGCCGATGGCAGGGAGGGCAGAGTGGTCTGTCGAGGACAGTTGCTAGTTTCAGCATGATGCCTGCCAATGTTAATCAAGATGCTCTTTTGCGGAGTGTCATCAAACTGCTGCCCGAGAAGAAGGGAAAATCTTTTTGCCGATTTCTGCTGGGACTTTTACGTGTTGCATTTATCTTGGGAGTTAATAATACATGCCAGGATTCTCTGGAAAGGAGAATAGGCGTGCAGCTCGATTTGGCAACCCTGGATGGTCTACTGATACCCAATTATTCTGATTCTGATACTTTATACAACACCCATTGTGTTGAAAGGAtgattcattattttgtatCTTCTGAGCCAAGTGTAGCTTCTATGTCTCCATTATCAGCTGACCTTGACACATCACCATTATCCGGGCGATTCAGGAGAGTTGCTAAATTGGTAGATAATTATTTAGCGGAGATTGCTTCTGATGTAAACTTGAAACCTGGAAAATTACGTGCACTCGCAGAAGCATTGCCAGAATCCTCGAGATCTTTGCATGATGGGCTATACCGAGCACTGGATATATACTTTAAG GCACATCCCTGGCTTTCAGATAAAGAGAGGGAGCAGCTTTGCAACATTATCGACTTTCAGAAACTCTCGATTGATGCTTGCGCACACGCATCTCAAAACGATAGGCTGCCACTCAGAGTCGTACTGCAGGTCTTGTTCTTCGAGCAGATGCAGCTGCGGACGGCCTTAGCTGGCTGCCTAAATGTTCTCGACGCTGAAAGCGCCCCTACAgctcctctggccattcctaaTGAAGCCGCTGGGCCAAGGGTCCATCGGGATGGATGGGTGACAGTCATTCGCGAGAACCAGGTGCTAAAAGTAGATATGGAACGGATGAGGTCGAGAGTCGGGGAACTGGAAGAAGAGTTCAGCAAAATCAAAGAAGAGATGAAAAAGGCAACCAAGTCAAACAGTTACCTTAGCACTCCACGCCTTGTTCCTCGAGGGATCGGGTGCAAACCACTTCCTCAGGCTTCAGATGCTCAACAAGACGTCGTAAAGAGTGGGACACCAACTCCAAGAGCTTCAGTCGAGCAGGCACGATCATCCATCCAGATTCCTCGACATAGAAAAAGTTCCTCCCTGGTTTGA
- the LOC131000140 gene encoding uncharacterized protein LOC131000140 — MHLHSFKAIPTISLSLSNYLEKQQQHWHPIYMATENLTIMTLNVNLECRCCYKKLTKILCQIPQVRDRVYDMNKNQVMITVDACCDPEKIRDKLCSKGRKVIKSIII; from the exons ATGCATCTTCATTCATTCAAGGCAATCccaactatctctctctctctctctaattatttggagaagcagcagcagcattgGCATCCTATATACATGGCAACTGAGAAT CTGACTATAATGACACTAAATGTGAATCTGGAGTGTAGATGCTGCTACAAGAAGCTCACCAAAATTCTTTGCCAAATTCCCC AAGTTAGAGATCGAGTGTATGATATGAACAAAAATCAAGTGATGATCACCGTCGACGCGTGCTGCGATCCAGAGAAAATTCGTGACAAATTGTGTAGTAAGGGTCGTAAAGTTATAAAAAGCATCATCATATAG